A region from the Deinococcus arcticus genome encodes:
- a CDS encoding homoserine dehydrogenase produces MRTVTVGLLGCGTVGQNVLTLIERRAAIFADLGVRIEVAGVLVRDPAKPRDCPPGTPLTADPAFLQECGVVIEAMGGIERPLALLHPSLRSGRPVITANKALLAERWDDLREYALNGKLYYEASVMAGTPVIGPMSTVLRASTFTRLQAVLNGTCLYILTQMEGGKSYAQALSEAQALGYAEDPPTLDVGGFDTAHKLTVLARFCADGNFRYEDVEVQGIEGVTLEQVQAARARGEQIKLVAELQRDGDRWHARVSPQSLPDRHPLCSGGASRNAMVYEGEECGTLLFAGGGAGGMVTASAMVGDLLDWVIGFPGHVPLH; encoded by the coding sequence ATGAGAACCGTGACTGTGGGGCTGCTGGGCTGCGGCACTGTGGGCCAGAATGTCCTGACCCTGATTGAGCGCCGCGCCGCCATCTTTGCCGACCTGGGCGTGCGCATTGAGGTGGCGGGCGTGCTGGTGCGCGACCCTGCAAAGCCGCGCGACTGCCCCCCCGGCACCCCACTGACGGCCGACCCTGCGTTCTTGCAGGAGTGCGGTGTGGTGATTGAGGCCATGGGCGGCATTGAGCGTCCGCTGGCGCTGCTGCACCCCTCCCTGCGCTCCGGGCGGCCGGTGATCACTGCCAACAAGGCGCTGCTGGCCGAGCGCTGGGACGACCTGCGCGAGTACGCGCTGAATGGCAAGCTGTACTACGAGGCCTCGGTGATGGCCGGCACCCCGGTGATTGGCCCCATGAGCACGGTGCTGCGCGCCAGCACCTTTACCCGGCTGCAGGCGGTGCTCAACGGCACCTGCCTGTACATCCTGACCCAGATGGAAGGCGGCAAATCCTACGCGCAGGCGCTCTCGGAAGCGCAGGCCCTGGGCTACGCCGAGGACCCGCCCACCCTGGACGTGGGCGGCTTTGACACCGCCCACAAGCTGACGGTGCTGGCCCGCTTCTGCGCCGACGGCAACTTCCGCTACGAGGATGTGGAGGTGCAGGGCATTGAGGGCGTGACCCTGGAACAGGTGCAGGCCGCGCGGGCCCGTGGAGAACAGATCAAGCTGGTGGCCGAACTGCAACGCGACGGGGACCGCTGGCACGCCCGGGTCTCGCCCCAGTCGCTCCCCGACCGCCATCCGCTGTGCAGCGGCGGGGCCAGCCGCAACGCCATGGTGTACGAGGGCGAGGAATGCGGCACCCTGCTGTTTGCGGGCGGCGGGGCCGGGGGCATGGTCACCGCCAGCGCCATGGTGGGCGACCTGCTGGACTGGGTGATCGGGTTTCCGGGGCACGTACCGCTGCACTGA